In Myxococcales bacterium, one genomic interval encodes:
- the hpt gene encoding hypoxanthine phosphoribosyltransferase, producing MQERKVDILVSEEEIKRRIGEIAAAVDRDFAGDDLVVVGVLKGSFIFMADLVRRIRMPLTCDFLRVSSYSGDVSTGAVRMEFDMTQPVFGKSVLLVEDIVDTGRTLRHLIAHMESKRVAKLKIASLLYKETGAGLKDVVSYIGFEVPNRYVIGYGLDSEGLYRSLPYVGAFK from the coding sequence ATGCAAGAACGAAAAGTGGATATCCTCGTTTCGGAGGAAGAGATAAAGCGTCGCATAGGGGAGATCGCTGCTGCTGTGGACCGGGATTTCGCCGGCGATGACCTCGTAGTGGTTGGCGTCCTAAAGGGCTCCTTTATCTTCATGGCCGATCTGGTAAGGAGGATTAGGATGCCTCTTACCTGCGACTTTCTAAGGGTGTCGAGCTATTCTGGGGATGTGAGCACGGGTGCCGTGCGTATGGAGTTCGACATGACGCAGCCCGTCTTCGGCAAATCGGTGCTTTTGGTTGAGGATATAGTCGATACCGGAAGAACGCTGAGACACCTGATTGCCCATATGGAAAGTAAGAGGGTAGCCAAGCTTAAAATCGCCTCTCTGCTCTACAAGGAAACCGGGGCTGGTCTGAAGGATGTGGTCAGCTACATCGGTTTCGAGGTTCCCAACAGATATGTCATCGGATACGGCCTGGATTCCGAGGGGCTCTACAGATCTCTTCCTTATGTCGGAGCATTCAAATAA
- a CDS encoding thymidine kinase: MFINQGRHSGWIEVICGPMFSGKTEELIRRLKLSMIAKQKVQIFKPTTDDRYSEEHIVSHNEQKFLCTPVTSPEMILDRVREHTHVVGIDEAQFFDIGIVELCQTLANRGRRVIIAGLDQDYLGVPFGPMPELMAIAESVLKLKSICMVCGGLASRTQRLVQNSNQVLVGAKEHYEARCRACFDPELASAEDAPKTAVSNTANSTPSHTSG, encoded by the coding sequence ATGTTCATCAATCAAGGACGCCACTCAGGCTGGATCGAGGTAATATGCGGCCCGATGTTCTCGGGGAAGACAGAGGAACTGATAAGACGGCTCAAACTCTCCATGATCGCCAAACAGAAAGTTCAGATATTCAAACCGACGACCGATGACAGATATAGCGAAGAGCATATAGTTTCCCACAACGAACAGAAATTTCTTTGCACCCCTGTTACCTCCCCCGAAATGATACTCGACAGGGTGCGAGAGCATACGCACGTCGTAGGAATAGACGAAGCACAGTTCTTCGACATCGGAATCGTCGAACTCTGCCAGACGCTGGCCAACAGGGGGAGAAGAGTTATCATAGCAGGTCTCGACCAGGATTATCTCGGCGTCCCCTTCGGGCCGATGCCGGAGCTGATGGCGATCGCCGAATCGGTGCTGAAGCTCAAGTCGATATGCATGGTCTGCGGCGGACTCGCCTCAAGAACTCAGCGCCTGGTACAAAATTCGAATCAGGTTCTAGTCGGGGCAAAGGAACACTACGAGGCCAGATGCAGGGCCTGCTTCGACCCTGAGCTCGCCTCCGCAGAGGACGCCCCAAAAACCGCGGTTTCAAACACCGCGAATTCCACTCCAAGTCACACCTCAGGTTAA
- a CDS encoding NCS2 family permease codes for MKNWLRGIFDLESNQTDLRTELIAGLTTFLTMAYICFVNPNILKAAGMPFGAVMTATCLSAAVGSILMGIYANLPIALAPAMGTNAYFAFYVCGVMGINWQTALGAVFLSGVGFLLLTLTNLRVKIMDAIPDSMKHAVAAGIGIFIAFVGLQQAGVIVKNEQVLVGLGNVSSKEVLVTLAGFIITGFFLARKIKGALMWGILTTTALAIAVGVSKMPEAILSMPPSMSETFGAMDIKAAFKIGLFQIIFAFLFVDLFDTLATLIAVSDQGGLMKTGSDGRLHLPRVGRALTSDAIATIAGAVFGTSTTTSYIESTAGIAAGGKTGLTSVVVGVLFLLMLFISPVIGIVPAQATTPALVIVCIFMMKSLSKIDWNDYTEAIPAVVTCLAIPLTFSISNGLALGFLLYPVLKLITGRWREVNWMVYLLGALFMFKFIFLGSSGE; via the coding sequence ATGAAAAATTGGTTAAGGGGAATATTCGATCTTGAAAGCAACCAGACCGACTTGAGGACTGAGCTGATAGCCGGACTCACTACATTTCTCACGATGGCTTACATCTGCTTCGTCAACCCGAACATACTCAAAGCGGCGGGGATGCCATTTGGCGCGGTCATGACTGCGACCTGCCTCTCAGCAGCCGTCGGCTCCATACTGATGGGGATATATGCAAATCTTCCGATAGCCCTGGCACCGGCTATGGGAACGAATGCCTACTTCGCATTCTATGTATGCGGAGTGATGGGAATAAACTGGCAGACGGCCTTGGGCGCCGTATTTCTCTCCGGCGTTGGCTTTTTACTCCTTACGCTGACAAATCTTCGGGTCAAGATAATGGATGCGATACCGGATTCCATGAAACATGCGGTAGCCGCCGGCATAGGAATATTCATAGCCTTCGTCGGACTCCAGCAGGCCGGAGTGATAGTCAAGAATGAACAGGTGCTGGTCGGCCTCGGCAACGTTTCCAGCAAGGAAGTCCTGGTGACGCTGGCCGGGTTTATCATCACCGGTTTTTTTCTCGCTCGAAAAATAAAAGGTGCACTGATGTGGGGAATCCTTACAACTACTGCACTGGCGATAGCGGTCGGGGTGTCGAAAATGCCGGAGGCGATTCTGTCGATGCCGCCATCGATGTCGGAGACATTCGGAGCGATGGATATAAAAGCGGCATTCAAAATAGGACTTTTTCAGATAATCTTCGCCTTCCTGTTCGTGGATCTCTTCGACACGCTGGCGACGCTGATCGCGGTCTCTGATCAGGGCGGCCTGATGAAAACCGGAAGCGATGGCCGTCTCCATCTCCCGCGCGTCGGCAGAGCTCTTACATCCGATGCCATAGCGACGATAGCAGGAGCGGTCTTTGGAACCTCCACAACGACGAGCTACATCGAAAGCACTGCAGGAATAGCGGCCGGAGGAAAAACCGGTCTCACTTCCGTCGTAGTGGGGGTCTTATTTCTTCTCATGTTATTCATATCCCCAGTAATCGGGATCGTGCCGGCACAGGCCACGACTCCGGCTCTCGTCATAGTATGCATCTTCATGATGAAAAGCCTGTCCAAGATCGACTGGAACGATTACACTGAAGCGATACCCGCCGTAGTTACCTGCCTCGCGATTCCGCTGACATTTTCCATATCCAACGGGCTCGCCTTGGGATTCCTGCTCTACCCAGTCCTCAAGCTCATCACCGGCAGGTGGAGGGAAGTAAACTGGATGGTCTATCTGCTTGGCGCACTATTCATGTTCAAATTCATATTTCTCGGAAGCTCGGGAGAATAG
- a CDS encoding ribosome maturation factor RimP: MDSAVILTKIEDLVSPVLANLGYELVDREFAVEGGRRILRIYIDRPGGVTIDDCSAASHAVEDLIEVEELIPEKYVLEISSPGINRPLRKREDFERYAGSIVRMKTRNPVGGRSNFKGELVGLSGDDVVVTIDGKNYNVPIAELGKARIDEDPFKSQKKGTKWKCNAGG, translated from the coding sequence ATGGATAGTGCCGTAATACTCACTAAGATCGAGGACCTGGTCTCCCCCGTACTGGCAAATCTCGGATATGAGCTGGTGGATAGGGAGTTTGCTGTGGAGGGGGGGCGGAGGATTCTGCGCATCTATATAGATAGGCCGGGGGGAGTTACGATTGACGATTGTTCGGCAGCCTCACATGCCGTCGAGGATCTGATAGAGGTAGAAGAGCTTATACCCGAAAAATATGTCCTGGAAATCTCTTCCCCCGGAATAAACCGTCCCTTGAGGAAGCGAGAGGATTTCGAAAGATATGCCGGTTCGATCGTTAGGATGAAGACCAGGAATCCAGTAGGTGGCAGGAGCAATTTCAAAGGAGAACTCGTCGGTCTCAGCGGTGATGACGTCGTGGTGACGATAGACGGGAAAAATTATAATGTACCCATCGCCGAGCTTGGCAAGGCCCGGATAGATGAGGACCCCTTTAAATCACAAAAGAAGGGAACAAAATGGAAATGCAATGCCGGAGGATAG
- the nusA gene encoding transcription termination/antitermination protein NusA, translated as MFQNLGKVLDQVSKDKGIPREMLITAIEEAFLSAARKKWGYLGDLEAHFNEDFGEIELFQFKTAVETVADENVEMDLSKARELDPEAEIGDSIGVKMDPSVFGRIAAQTAKQVVIQKVRDAERQVVYDEFKDRLGELITGVVRRFEKGDIVIDLGRTEAVLPKVEQVPSESYRAGERLQGYFLRIDREGRGPAVVLSRKHLGLLTGLFTMEVPEIAEGIVEIRCAAREPGVRSKIAVYSKDQDVDPVGACVGIKGARVQNVVSELKGEKIDIVEWENDPARFVCNALAPAEVVKVIIREREHVMEVVVPDDQLSLAIGRRGQNVRLAAQLTGWNIDVFSETKIEKVAERARKVLCDVLDIDASMAMLLYSHTFRSFEDIGNSDFEEFKQVPGISEDNAKRLHEMARVALAEGKSTEAMISEMLKVEEAEEKARKAAEEEARLAEEAAMAAAAAEDIADSSESASEGEDSAS; from the coding sequence ATGTTTCAGAATCTAGGTAAGGTGCTCGATCAGGTAAGTAAAGACAAGGGCATACCGCGCGAGATGCTCATAACGGCCATTGAGGAGGCGTTTCTCAGCGCAGCCCGAAAAAAGTGGGGCTACCTCGGGGACCTCGAGGCCCACTTCAACGAAGATTTCGGCGAAATAGAGCTCTTTCAGTTCAAGACGGCCGTTGAAACGGTCGCCGATGAGAACGTCGAGATGGATCTTTCAAAGGCGAGGGAGCTAGATCCGGAGGCCGAGATCGGAGACAGCATAGGCGTCAAGATGGACCCCTCCGTCTTCGGAAGGATTGCCGCGCAGACCGCCAAGCAGGTTGTCATCCAGAAGGTTCGCGACGCTGAGCGCCAAGTTGTCTATGATGAATTCAAGGACAGGCTCGGCGAGCTCATCACCGGAGTAGTACGCCGCTTTGAAAAAGGCGATATCGTCATAGACCTCGGGCGCACCGAGGCTGTACTGCCAAAGGTCGAACAGGTCCCGAGCGAGAGCTATCGTGCCGGAGAGCGCCTGCAGGGGTACTTCCTGAGGATCGACAGGGAAGGGCGCGGCCCGGCGGTAGTCCTTTCCAGAAAGCACTTGGGGCTTTTGACCGGGCTTTTTACGATGGAGGTTCCGGAAATAGCTGAAGGAATAGTCGAGATACGTTGTGCGGCGAGAGAGCCCGGCGTTCGTTCCAAAATAGCAGTCTACTCGAAGGATCAGGATGTCGATCCCGTCGGCGCATGCGTAGGGATCAAGGGGGCGAGAGTCCAGAACGTCGTCAGCGAGCTGAAAGGTGAAAAGATAGATATCGTCGAATGGGAAAATGATCCTGCGCGCTTTGTCTGCAACGCCCTTGCTCCCGCAGAGGTTGTGAAGGTAATCATCAGAGAACGCGAGCATGTTATGGAAGTCGTCGTTCCGGATGACCAGCTTTCGCTGGCTATAGGCAGGCGGGGTCAGAACGTGCGCCTTGCTGCCCAGCTGACCGGATGGAATATCGATGTCTTCAGCGAGACCAAGATCGAGAAGGTCGCCGAACGTGCGCGCAAGGTTCTGTGCGACGTCCTGGACATCGATGCGAGCATGGCCATGCTCCTCTATTCGCATACCTTCAGGAGCTTTGAAGACATAGGCAATTCCGACTTCGAGGAGTTCAAACAGGTTCCCGGTATCAGCGAGGATAACGCGAAACGTCTGCATGAGATGGCGCGAGTTGCTTTGGCGGAGGGAAAGAGCACCGAGGCCATGATATCCGAAATGCTGAAGGTGGAGGAGGCAGAGGAGAAGGCTCGCAAGGCCGCTGAGGAGGAAGCCAGGTTGGCGGAGGAAGCCGCCATGGCCGCAGCAGCAGCTGAGGATATTGCTGATTCTTCCGAGTCGGCCTCCGAAGGGGAAGATTCGGCGAGCTGA
- a CDS encoding lamin tail domain-containing protein: MKRSIYTGAVILLIFLFSGCGGVSVPDISMLSDSQPRVVSVFPERMSFASPYERIEIEFSEPVYPDSIDSKSVVVVEAQGEESDEDISESAIEGDLIGRAGRFHVSDDGKVVSFESLDPYHPGEYAIVVTRLVFSEKLVPLSQNPVRIHSPFVSRFIVSEGGEGWDGSHYPGETSPSGGGSYKPAPPERPSYLVINEILYDVPGVDTNGNVFIELFGEPNKEISGYAIYLANGDDGAVKDTIRLPAKSIIPDDGIFLIADAKTGSSRESFVEGANHVENFDPQNGPDCAILVDASGRVVDALGYGDVTSRFVDSGLPCLEGEPAPRVPAGSSLSRVGGADSDDNLSDFVTLPMPTPGIL, from the coding sequence ATGAAAAGATCAATCTATACTGGAGCTGTCATACTTTTGATATTTTTATTTTCAGGATGCGGCGGCGTTTCGGTTCCCGATATCTCCATGCTCTCCGATTCGCAGCCCAGGGTCGTCTCAGTTTTTCCGGAACGGATGTCCTTTGCGTCGCCCTATGAGAGGATAGAGATCGAATTTTCCGAGCCTGTGTATCCGGACAGCATAGACTCCAAATCTGTCGTGGTGGTCGAGGCGCAGGGGGAAGAATCCGATGAGGATATATCTGAAAGTGCGATAGAGGGGGATTTGATAGGCAGGGCTGGGCGTTTCCATGTCAGCGATGACGGCAAGGTGGTGTCGTTCGAAAGTCTCGACCCTTACCATCCCGGTGAATATGCGATCGTGGTTACAAGGCTCGTCTTCAGCGAGAAGCTTGTGCCGCTTTCCCAGAACCCCGTGCGCATACACTCTCCATTCGTGAGCAGATTTATCGTTTCGGAGGGAGGGGAAGGTTGGGATGGGTCGCACTACCCCGGAGAAACGAGTCCCAGCGGGGGTGGAAGCTACAAGCCCGCCCCGCCGGAGAGGCCATCATATCTGGTGATAAATGAGATTTTGTACGATGTGCCAGGGGTCGATACAAATGGAAATGTCTTCATAGAGCTGTTTGGCGAGCCCAACAAAGAGATATCCGGATATGCCATCTACCTTGCAAATGGGGACGATGGCGCCGTAAAGGATACCATCAGGCTTCCCGCTAAATCCATCATCCCCGATGACGGGATTTTTCTGATCGCCGACGCGAAGACCGGATCGAGCAGGGAGAGCTTTGTGGAGGGGGCGAATCATGTGGAGAATTTCGACCCACAAAATGGTCCGGACTGCGCGATACTCGTCGATGCTTCGGGAAGGGTTGTGGATGCGCTCGGCTACGGTGATGTAACCTCCCGGTTCGTTGATAGCGGGCTTCCCTGTCTCGAGGGAGAACCTGCCCCGAGGGTTCCGGCTGGTTCCAGCCTTTCCCGGGTAGGCGGGGCTGACAGCGATGATAACCTTTCGGATTTTGTGACGCTTCCCATGCCGACCCCCGGCATTTTGTGA
- a CDS encoding MBL fold metallo-hydrolase: MKRIAAIFASFIFSAAACGPALGPEDFFEDRNKRDESEESHHESRMEIIFFDVGQGEAALIKTPSGRGILIDAGPAGAGKDKILPYLISSGPRRIEHIFISHYHADHIGSLSELLGQGSIHLAGKIMDRGNYPLDDDLEEFAPYCEAFDQLRSSTSAGEKFSIDEVEIEVAASGGMLSDGRIIETGNPPDENALSLALIVRFGEFSAYFGGDLTAGGGDPPNRSPDVEGPLAEVIGEIDLIKVSHHGSKSSTSAKFLDATSPSAAIISVGDGNGFGHPDQSVISAMLDRGIEVHQTERGATLDPGVNISNGDILITASKDGSFEIFHF; this comes from the coding sequence ATGAAGAGAATAGCAGCAATATTCGCATCATTTATTTTTTCAGCTGCCGCATGCGGGCCGGCGCTGGGGCCCGAGGATTTCTTCGAAGACCGGAACAAAAGGGACGAGTCAGAGGAATCACACCACGAAAGCAGAATGGAGATAATCTTTTTCGACGTCGGACAGGGGGAGGCCGCACTGATAAAAACTCCGTCCGGCAGGGGGATATTGATAGACGCAGGCCCAGCGGGCGCAGGAAAGGATAAAATACTCCCCTACCTTATATCTTCGGGGCCGAGAAGGATAGAACACATATTCATCTCACACTATCACGCCGACCATATTGGATCTCTTTCAGAATTGTTAGGACAAGGCTCGATACATCTTGCGGGAAAAATCATGGATCGCGGAAACTACCCATTGGATGACGACCTGGAGGAATTCGCACCATATTGCGAGGCCTTCGATCAGCTTAGAAGCAGCACCTCGGCCGGAGAAAAATTCTCGATAGACGAAGTGGAAATTGAGGTGGCGGCATCCGGCGGAATGCTTTCGGATGGCAGGATAATCGAAACGGGAAATCCGCCGGACGAAAACGCGCTAAGTCTCGCTTTAATCGTTCGTTTCGGGGAATTTTCAGCCTACTTCGGCGGAGACCTTACCGCTGGCGGAGGAGATCCCCCGAACAGATCCCCCGACGTGGAAGGTCCACTCGCCGAGGTAATCGGCGAGATCGATCTGATCAAGGTATCGCATCACGGCAGCAAAAGCAGCACCTCAGCAAAATTTCTAGACGCCACATCCCCGTCCGCAGCCATAATATCGGTCGGCGACGGGAACGGATTCGGACATCCGGACCAATCCGTCATAAGCGCGATGCTGGACCGCGGGATCGAGGTTCATCAAACCGAGCGCGGCGCAACGCTGGATCCCGGGGTAAATATCTCCAACGGCGACATCCTGATAACGGCATCCAAGGATGGCAGCTTCGAAATCTTCCATTTCTGA
- a CDS encoding sodium:solute symporter family protein — protein sequence MNVYLLAVIAYLALMIAISAYKSRSIKGQDDFMVSNRNVSTFMLVTTLIATWTGAGSLIGGAGLAYRQGFSELWMSVGAWFGILLVYWFAGRVRHISQFTLPDILEKRYNGFARAIGSLAIIIAYLTIVGYQLKGGAFVLELTTGIPWQSGVTVIAVFVILLTALAGMKSIVTIDLINGILIIAAIVVAVPILFFDLGGFEAVVAALPPEHFSIMGGHNIIWAMAVFFPVFLLLIGEPSMYQKFASAKDEKSARRSVIGWIIGIIIVDTLICTLAILGRVKFPHLGADGNAERVILDIARFGLPTWAGFLLLAGALAIVFSTANSFLMAPATNATRDIIQRFIAKGMSEKTVVIVNRIVLIVFGLLSYLLITRFSNVLTMALTAYTMIGAAITPAVFAAFFWKRVTTAGGVSAIVGGMTGTIAAKILSDKPSVQAYFEGAFGIPGGELGEYIMIPAFAISVTLLIAVSLLGKKPPEEKWAVFFEKNNGGK from the coding sequence ATGAACGTCTATCTTCTCGCAGTAATAGCATATCTGGCTTTGATGATCGCGATAAGTGCCTACAAGAGCAGATCTATCAAGGGTCAGGATGATTTCATGGTTAGTAACAGGAACGTCTCGACATTCATGCTGGTAACGACGCTCATCGCAACATGGACCGGGGCCGGCAGCCTGATAGGAGGCGCAGGGCTCGCCTACAGACAGGGGTTTTCCGAGCTCTGGATGTCAGTAGGGGCGTGGTTCGGCATACTGCTGGTATATTGGTTCGCAGGGAGGGTAAGGCACATATCACAGTTCACCCTCCCCGACATACTTGAAAAGAGATATAACGGATTCGCCAGGGCAATCGGATCCCTCGCCATTATTATCGCCTACCTAACCATAGTGGGCTATCAGTTAAAGGGCGGTGCCTTCGTACTGGAGCTCACCACCGGAATACCGTGGCAAAGCGGGGTCACCGTAATAGCGGTCTTTGTAATACTTCTTACGGCGCTGGCCGGAATGAAATCCATCGTCACTATAGATCTCATAAACGGCATACTTATAATAGCCGCAATAGTCGTGGCGGTTCCCATACTCTTCTTCGACCTCGGAGGATTCGAGGCAGTCGTAGCCGCCCTTCCGCCAGAACACTTCTCCATCATGGGCGGGCATAACATCATCTGGGCGATGGCTGTATTTTTTCCGGTATTTCTGCTGCTGATAGGCGAACCCTCGATGTACCAGAAGTTCGCCTCAGCAAAAGATGAAAAAAGCGCACGCAGATCGGTAATAGGATGGATCATCGGAATCATTATCGTCGATACCCTCATCTGCACGCTCGCAATCCTGGGACGTGTAAAATTCCCTCACCTGGGAGCAGACGGCAACGCTGAAAGGGTGATACTCGATATCGCCCGATTCGGCCTACCGACGTGGGCGGGATTCCTGCTCCTGGCTGGCGCCCTCGCCATAGTCTTTTCGACAGCTAATTCCTTCCTGATGGCACCGGCGACAAACGCGACACGCGACATAATACAGAGGTTCATCGCTAAAGGAATGAGCGAAAAAACGGTCGTCATCGTAAACAGGATAGTGCTCATAGTTTTCGGCCTTCTCTCCTACCTTCTCATAACCAGATTCAGCAATGTTCTCACCATGGCGCTAACGGCCTACACAATGATAGGGGCGGCAATAACTCCGGCGGTATTCGCCGCATTCTTCTGGAAGAGGGTCACCACCGCCGGAGGAGTATCGGCGATAGTCGGCGGAATGACGGGAACGATAGCGGCAAAAATCCTCTCGGATAAACCGTCGGTACAAGCTTACTTTGAAGGTGCATTCGGCATCCCTGGCGGAGAGCTCGGAGAATACATAATGATTCCAGCCTTCGCAATTTCAGTCACGCTGCTCATCGCCGTTTCGCTTCTGGGCAAGAAACCTCCAGAGGAAAAATGGGCGGTTTTCTTTGAAAAAAATAACGGAGGGAAATAG